One region of Nitrospira sp. genomic DNA includes:
- a CDS encoding response regulator, protein MTLTKPILLAEDNPRDAELALAAMEEHHLADKVILCHDGAEVLDYLYCRGHFKARLQGNPAVVLLDLKMPKVDGLEVLRTIKNDAALKPIPVVMLTSSREERDLVESYALGANAYVVKPVEFHQFLKAVKELGVFWGIINEPPPEGASRATGR, encoded by the coding sequence ATGACCCTGACCAAACCCATATTACTGGCGGAAGACAATCCACGCGATGCCGAGCTCGCTTTGGCGGCGATGGAAGAACATCACCTGGCCGACAAAGTCATCCTCTGTCACGACGGTGCGGAAGTATTGGACTACCTTTACTGCCGTGGCCACTTCAAAGCCCGGCTCCAGGGTAATCCCGCGGTGGTGCTCCTCGACTTGAAAATGCCCAAAGTCGACGGCCTCGAGGTCCTGCGCACCATCAAGAACGACGCCGCCCTGAAACCCATCCCGGTGGTGATGCTGACCTCATCCAGGGAAGAACGGGATCTGGTTGAAAGTTATGCATTGGGCGCCAATGCCTATGTGGTCAAGCCGGTCGAGTTTCATCAGTTTCTCAAGGCCGTGAAAGAGCTCGGTGTGTTCTGGGGGATAATCAACGAACCGCCTCCCGAGGGGGCGAGCCGAGCAACCGGCCGGTGA
- a CDS encoding rhodanese-like domain-containing protein — protein sequence MRYLSGLLSLGVLCGLLLEWPQPTFAYHSYTLTVQQLRAGLLKAPSTGAKGFLLVDVRSPEEHASGMIPGTDRNIDFREMKTRHRELGAALNDHIVVYCQSGHRSNIAAETLADLGYTHVYNVVGSMNAWTEAGFPVSPGR from the coding sequence ATGAGATATCTGAGTGGTCTTCTCAGCCTGGGTGTGCTCTGCGGTCTCCTCTTGGAGTGGCCGCAGCCCACCTTCGCGTATCATTCCTATACCTTGACGGTTCAGCAACTGCGAGCCGGGCTGCTTAAGGCACCATCGACTGGAGCGAAGGGGTTCCTGTTGGTCGATGTGCGTTCGCCCGAGGAGCATGCGTCCGGCATGATTCCGGGGACCGATCGAAATATCGACTTTCGCGAGATGAAGACGCGACATCGGGAGCTCGGTGCGGCCTTGAACGACCATATCGTCGTATATTGCCAGTCCGGCCATCGCAGCAACATTGCGGCGGAGACGTTGGCCGATCTGGGCTATACGCACGTGTACAATGTCGTGGGCAGCATGAACGCCTGGACTGAGGCCGGCTTTCCCGTCTCGCCTGGGCGGTAG
- a CDS encoding ShlB/FhaC/HecB family hemolysin secretion/activation protein: MRHTMCRLLSRLGRDFLIVTCLWTISASHAAEQPAAPAAVLVKGFSFSGNTVISQAELEALTQPYVEQALTLPDLERIAAAVADLYKQRGYTLASAYIPQQRIQFGMVEISVLEGRLGDISVSGNRFYSTEFIRSGFAGVMEARVIRNTDLERALLLLNDSPDLKVSAALEPGEFTGSTNVRASVEDKRPIHATLDYNNYGFNNISRNRFGAGIEVGNALREGALLTVNGIVGDHPERLQFITGGYTLPVGVHGTKVVLSGSTGRFDVGAELAALQIRGKIQTYDLSITHPVVKTRWHSLLLDTGFAAKDNRLFINGTLTGHDTVRMAKLGVNYDRVDLYGRTYLSAYGFHGLGEILGGMDDHTAISTRPGADNRFLKGTLAVGRIQSLGHDALLILKGTGQITSGPMVVIEQMLLGGPDSVRGYQLGERFVDEGYAVTAETRIPLLPSMLPSTQAALFFDHGAGHLRNPQPGERRYSSLSGAGIGLQTELPYYSIHLRADLGFPVGPQPSGGTVTGDRSPTMYLQAATRF; this comes from the coding sequence ATGCGCCACACGATGTGTCGACTTCTTTCGCGACTCGGCCGGGATTTCCTGATCGTGACTTGCCTGTGGACGATCTCTGCGTCGCACGCAGCCGAACAACCGGCCGCTCCCGCCGCTGTGCTCGTGAAGGGCTTTTCATTCAGCGGGAACACCGTGATCTCCCAAGCCGAGCTCGAAGCCCTCACGCAGCCCTATGTCGAACAGGCACTGACCCTCCCCGATCTCGAACGCATCGCCGCCGCCGTCGCCGACCTCTACAAACAGCGGGGGTATACCCTCGCAAGCGCGTACATTCCCCAACAGCGTATTCAGTTCGGGATGGTCGAGATCAGCGTGCTCGAAGGCCGTCTCGGCGACATCTCGGTCTCCGGGAACCGGTTCTACTCGACGGAATTCATTCGCAGCGGATTCGCCGGCGTGATGGAAGCACGGGTGATCAGGAATACCGACCTGGAGCGAGCCCTGTTGTTGCTGAACGACTCTCCTGACCTCAAGGTCTCCGCGGCGCTCGAACCGGGAGAATTCACAGGTAGCACCAATGTACGCGCCAGTGTTGAGGACAAGCGACCGATTCACGCCACGCTCGATTACAACAACTACGGCTTCAACAACATTTCGAGAAACCGGTTCGGAGCCGGCATTGAGGTCGGGAACGCGTTAAGGGAGGGTGCCCTACTGACGGTCAACGGAATCGTGGGGGACCATCCCGAACGGCTGCAATTCATCACCGGCGGATACACCCTGCCGGTGGGCGTGCACGGCACGAAGGTGGTGCTCTCCGGATCCACGGGCCGGTTCGACGTGGGCGCCGAGCTGGCCGCCCTCCAGATTCGCGGGAAAATACAGACCTACGACCTGTCGATCACACATCCGGTGGTGAAGACACGCTGGCACTCCCTCCTGCTCGATACCGGATTCGCCGCCAAAGATAATCGCCTGTTCATTAACGGCACTCTCACCGGTCATGACACCGTCAGAATGGCCAAACTCGGGGTGAACTACGATCGAGTGGACCTCTACGGCCGGACCTATCTATCGGCCTATGGCTTCCATGGCCTGGGAGAAATCCTGGGCGGGATGGACGATCACACGGCCATCAGCACCAGGCCGGGTGCCGACAACCGGTTTCTCAAAGGCACGCTCGCCGTGGGGCGTATTCAGAGCCTGGGTCATGACGCGCTGTTGATCCTCAAAGGAACCGGACAAATCACGAGCGGCCCCATGGTCGTCATCGAACAGATGTTACTGGGCGGGCCGGATTCGGTCCGGGGCTATCAACTCGGGGAACGATTCGTGGACGAGGGCTACGCGGTAACCGCGGAAACACGGATCCCGCTCCTGCCCTCCATGCTCCCCTCGACGCAAGCCGCACTGTTCTTCGATCACGGCGCCGGTCACCTGCGAAACCCTCAACCGGGAGAGCGGAGATACAGCAGTCTGAGCGGAGCCGGTATCGGCCTTCAGACTGAACTCCCGTACTATTCGATCCACCTGCGAGCAGACCTGGGGTTTCCGGTCGGTCCACAACCGAGCGGGGGAACCGTTACCGGGGACCGTAGCCCGACGATGTATCTCCAGGCGGCGACCAGATTCTGA
- a CDS encoding NADH-quinone oxidoreductase subunit M, protein MAEYTLLIILFAPFVGALALIFVSNRQLSLVRGIAAGSAFVSLIASVYLFYAYDPLKGGYQFIQRIEWSRQLGISLHLGVDGIGTPLVLASGILLFAGIFVSWHIKDRVKEFYIWILILAAATIGVFMSLDLFFLYFFYEMSVIPMYLLLGMWGSHTKKYLEMTDAEGLKQRDSVGFIFNFGANSKEYAAMKLVLFLSAFAVAALMGILLIYKFSGLNTFDILVLREQAHFSGPLATLIWLLIFFGFASIAPIWPLHSWSPVGHAAAPAATSMLHAGVLMKLGHFSIIRVAFEILPETTRELMPIAAVLCIFSIIYGGLVAYYAKDTKYVIGYSSSSHMGYVFLGMAALDYISLSGAVIYMFAHAMATGMLFAMAGWVYDQTHTRDIPSLGGLSNRMPFISAAFVIGCMASIGMPGTVNFIAEVMIIVGSWNKYPFQVVVAVLGIVLTMAYLFKMMRGLFYGSMAEKYSHSHDAVTVVDRMPLLIMITVSISFGIFPGHLYSVVRSGVDPLIARITKVVPVAEHPMNLPHATSPTVPTSASREALAKVTPR, encoded by the coding sequence ATGGCTGAATACACGCTGCTCATTATTCTCTTCGCGCCGTTTGTCGGGGCCCTGGCTCTGATCTTCGTCTCCAACCGCCAGCTCTCGCTGGTCCGCGGCATTGCAGCCGGCTCGGCTTTTGTCTCATTGATCGCTTCCGTCTATCTTTTCTACGCTTACGACCCGTTGAAAGGCGGCTACCAGTTTATCCAGCGGATTGAATGGTCACGACAACTGGGGATCTCCCTTCACCTCGGGGTGGATGGAATCGGCACCCCGCTGGTCCTGGCCTCCGGCATCCTCCTCTTCGCCGGCATTTTCGTCTCCTGGCATATCAAAGACCGGGTTAAAGAGTTTTACATCTGGATTCTCATTCTGGCCGCAGCGACGATCGGCGTCTTCATGTCGCTGGATTTGTTCTTCCTGTATTTCTTCTACGAAATGTCCGTGATCCCCATGTATCTCCTCTTGGGCATGTGGGGGAGCCATACGAAAAAGTATCTCGAGATGACGGACGCCGAAGGCCTCAAGCAGCGCGACTCCGTCGGCTTTATCTTCAATTTCGGCGCGAACAGCAAAGAATATGCGGCCATGAAGCTGGTCCTGTTTCTGTCCGCCTTCGCCGTCGCGGCATTGATGGGTATTCTCCTGATCTACAAGTTCTCAGGACTCAATACCTTCGACATTCTGGTGTTGCGTGAGCAGGCCCATTTCTCGGGTCCCCTGGCCACGCTGATCTGGCTGTTGATCTTTTTCGGCTTTGCGTCGATCGCTCCGATCTGGCCGCTGCACTCCTGGTCTCCCGTCGGCCACGCGGCCGCCCCGGCTGCCACCAGCATGTTGCACGCGGGCGTGCTGATGAAATTGGGACATTTCTCGATCATCCGGGTCGCTTTCGAAATCCTGCCGGAGACCACCCGCGAACTCATGCCCATTGCCGCGGTGCTGTGCATCTTCAGCATCATCTACGGCGGACTCGTCGCCTATTATGCAAAGGACACCAAGTACGTCATCGGTTATTCCAGCTCTAGCCATATGGGCTACGTGTTCCTTGGCATGGCCGCGCTCGACTACATCAGCCTGAGCGGGGCCGTCATCTATATGTTCGCTCACGCTATGGCCACCGGGATGCTTTTCGCCATGGCCGGCTGGGTCTACGATCAAACCCACACCCGCGACATTCCCTCGCTGGGAGGCCTCTCCAACCGGATGCCATTTATTTCCGCCGCCTTCGTGATCGGCTGCATGGCCTCGATCGGAATGCCCGGGACCGTGAACTTTATCGCTGAAGTCATGATCATCGTCGGCAGTTGGAACAAATATCCCTTCCAGGTCGTCGTTGCCGTCCTGGGTATCGTGCTGACCATGGCCTATCTCTTCAAGATGATGCGCGGCCTGTTCTATGGCTCCATGGCGGAAAAATACAGCCACTCCCACGATGCCGTGACCGTCGTTGATCGTATGCCGCTGCTGATCATGATCACCGTCAGCATCAGTTTCGGAATTTTCCCGGGGCACCTCTACTCCGTCGTCAGATCCGGAGTCGATCCCTTGATCGCTCGTATCACCAAGGTCGTCCCGGTTGCGGAGCACCCTATGAACCTTCCACATGCCACCTCGCCAACCGTACCCACATCCGCTTCCCGTGAAGCACTTGCGAAGGTGACCCCGCGATGA
- a CDS encoding NADH-quinone oxidoreductase subunit N, with the protein MTFSLTLSVSDLLLLLPELFLTAWLCVVLIVDFSFKRIVQEQLAYLSILGLVITLACLAWFDVTGITGTLFGKMFVLDRMAIFFKVMILLATILVILLSIDYVHRFSFFRGEYYFLVVMSALGMMFMTSANDLLSLFVTLEFATFGFYVLVSYLRDDMASNEAGLKFFILGVFAAGLLAYGISLVYGETGKLVFSDMTGAAPTTGLVIGFLLIFAALGFKIGAVPFHSWIPDTYHGAPTPVTAFLSIAPKVAAFAILLRLFLVALATFKPAWALLIVAASILSMTYGNIVAIAQRNVKRLLAYSGIAQVGNVLIGLAAGTKMGTDSILFYLLTYLFANLGAFAVIMAISNAVGSDEIDDYSGLNRRSPFLAFAMLIFLLSLAGVPPLAGFIGKLYIFVAAIKEGLYILITVGLVNIVVSMYYYLIVVKKMYISEPLDSSPIKTTGPLRAVIYVGLAGTLVIGIYPQPFLDWAVAATLMFSNLLGPAASIPVPVAPFGG; encoded by the coding sequence ATGACTTTTTCCCTTACCCTGTCAGTCAGCGATCTTCTGCTCCTGCTACCGGAGCTGTTCCTCACTGCCTGGCTGTGCGTCGTCCTGATTGTCGATTTTTCATTCAAGCGGATCGTTCAAGAACAGCTCGCGTACCTGAGCATTCTTGGATTGGTCATCACGCTGGCCTGCCTGGCCTGGTTCGATGTCACCGGCATCACCGGCACTCTCTTCGGCAAGATGTTCGTTCTCGATCGGATGGCGATCTTCTTCAAAGTGATGATCCTCCTCGCCACGATCCTGGTCATTCTCTTGTCGATCGATTATGTCCACCGCTTTTCTTTCTTCCGGGGGGAATACTATTTCCTCGTCGTCATGTCGGCATTAGGCATGATGTTCATGACCTCCGCCAACGACTTGCTGTCGCTCTTCGTGACCCTGGAATTCGCGACATTCGGCTTTTATGTCCTGGTGTCCTATCTCCGTGACGATATGGCATCCAACGAAGCCGGGCTCAAGTTCTTCATCCTGGGCGTCTTTGCGGCGGGCTTGCTCGCCTATGGCATTAGCCTCGTCTATGGTGAAACAGGCAAACTCGTCTTCTCGGACATGACTGGCGCAGCCCCGACTACCGGCCTCGTCATCGGCTTCCTTCTTATTTTTGCCGCCCTGGGATTCAAGATCGGCGCGGTCCCGTTCCATTCATGGATCCCCGACACCTATCACGGCGCACCGACGCCGGTCACCGCGTTTCTGTCAATCGCGCCCAAGGTAGCCGCCTTTGCGATTCTGCTGCGCCTCTTCTTAGTGGCGCTGGCCACCTTCAAGCCGGCCTGGGCATTGCTCATCGTGGCAGCCTCCATCCTCTCGATGACCTACGGCAACATCGTGGCAATCGCACAACGAAATGTGAAGCGGCTGCTGGCCTATTCCGGTATCGCGCAAGTCGGCAACGTGCTCATCGGCCTGGCAGCAGGGACCAAGATGGGGACCGATTCCATCTTGTTCTACCTCCTGACCTATCTCTTTGCGAACCTCGGAGCCTTCGCCGTTATCATGGCGATCAGCAATGCAGTGGGCAGCGATGAAATCGACGATTACAGCGGACTCAACCGGCGCTCGCCGTTTCTCGCCTTTGCCATGCTGATTTTCCTGTTGTCGCTGGCCGGAGTTCCTCCGCTCGCCGGCTTCATCGGCAAATTGTATATTTTTGTCGCGGCGATCAAGGAGGGGCTCTATATCCTGATCACGGTCGGCCTCGTCAACATCGTCGTGTCGATGTACTACTACCTGATCGTCGTCAAGAAGATGTACATCAGCGAACCACTCGATTCTTCCCCCATCAAGACGACGGGTCCGTTGCGGGCGGTCATCTATGTCGGATTGGCCGGCACACTCGTGATCGGCATCTACCCACAGCCGTTCCTCGACTGGGCCGTGGCAGCCACGTTGATGTTTTCCAATCTGCTCGGCCCTGCCGCTTCCATTCCCGTACCAGTCGCGCCGTTCGGCGGATAA
- a CDS encoding response regulator translates to MTQPLRFIHLESNPADAELVATTLRDAGIQCQLKQAQTREEFLAALRQEGFSLILADSTVPGFDGAAALSLARTLHPDVPFLFVSGTQGEEFAIDMMQHGATDYISKQRLGRLVPSIKRTLRELDERLERRRAEDALRVSEKQFRQAQKMEAVGRLAGGLAHDFNNLLTVIMGHSQVLMGELPSGNPIRAKIEEMQKAGERAASLIRQLMAFSRKQPLEPKILPLNSIVGNVESMLRRLIGEDIQLVIRPDPFNGHVKADPGQLEQVLMNLVVNARDAMPNGGLLAIETSQTELARTPMHHLHPLPLGQYVKLTVTDTGCGMNADVLAHLFEPFFTTKEEHKGTGLGLSTVFGIVTTCGGGIDVWSQVGHGTTFDLYFPRVTPQAPTANATAPQGRLRQGSETILLVEDDSGVRNLVRHELVKTGYQVIEAKNGVEACLTATQQSYHVDLLLTDVVMPGMNGRELAQHLSVIKPNLRVLFMSGYLDDISVNSGMDPHRTTFLQKPFTPDLLLRTVRALLDSSASATGSAPHHSPPDQAPRTARAS, encoded by the coding sequence ATGACTCAGCCGTTGCGCTTCATTCATCTTGAGAGCAACCCCGCCGACGCGGAGCTGGTTGCCACAACCCTCCGGGACGCCGGCATTCAGTGCCAACTGAAACAGGCGCAGACACGTGAGGAGTTTCTGGCTGCACTTCGCCAAGAGGGGTTCAGTCTCATCCTAGCCGATAGCACCGTCCCCGGCTTCGACGGAGCCGCAGCCCTCTCCCTCGCCCGCACCCTGCATCCTGACGTGCCGTTTCTATTTGTCTCCGGCACACAAGGAGAAGAGTTTGCCATCGACATGATGCAGCACGGAGCCACCGATTACATCTCCAAGCAGCGCCTGGGGCGGCTCGTTCCCTCCATCAAACGAACCTTGCGGGAACTGGACGAGCGGCTGGAACGGAGACGGGCGGAGGACGCCCTGCGTGTGAGCGAAAAGCAGTTTCGTCAGGCCCAGAAGATGGAAGCCGTCGGACGTCTCGCAGGAGGACTTGCCCATGATTTCAACAATCTGTTGACGGTCATCATGGGACACAGCCAGGTGCTCATGGGGGAACTGCCCTCAGGCAATCCCATCCGCGCCAAGATCGAAGAGATGCAAAAGGCCGGGGAGCGGGCCGCGAGTTTGATTCGCCAACTCATGGCCTTCAGCCGAAAGCAGCCGCTGGAGCCAAAAATCCTCCCCTTGAATTCGATCGTCGGCAATGTGGAAAGCATGCTCCGGCGACTCATCGGTGAAGACATTCAACTCGTGATCCGCCCTGATCCTTTTAACGGCCATGTGAAGGCAGACCCCGGACAACTGGAACAGGTCCTCATGAATCTGGTCGTGAATGCCCGGGATGCCATGCCCAACGGCGGCCTCCTGGCGATCGAAACCTCGCAAACGGAACTGGCACGGACTCCGATGCATCATCTCCACCCGCTGCCATTGGGACAGTATGTGAAACTCACTGTCACCGATACCGGATGCGGCATGAATGCCGACGTGCTCGCCCATTTATTCGAACCGTTTTTTACGACGAAGGAAGAACACAAGGGTACCGGACTGGGGCTGTCGACGGTCTTCGGCATCGTAACCACCTGCGGAGGCGGGATCGATGTGTGGAGCCAGGTCGGGCATGGCACCACCTTTGACCTGTATTTTCCGCGCGTCACCCCGCAAGCCCCTACCGCGAATGCCACCGCACCGCAAGGCCGCCTCCGCCAGGGATCGGAAACCATCCTTCTCGTCGAGGACGATAGCGGGGTGCGCAATCTGGTCCGTCACGAACTGGTCAAGACCGGCTATCAGGTGATCGAGGCCAAGAATGGCGTCGAGGCCTGTCTCACGGCCACACAGCAGAGTTACCATGTGGACCTTCTGCTCACCGATGTGGTCATGCCGGGGATGAACGGTCGCGAACTGGCACAACATCTGTCCGTCATCAAGCCGAACCTCAGGGTGCTGTTCATGTCGGGCTATTTGGACGATATCTCCGTGAACAGCGGCATGGACCCGCATCGAACGACGTTCCTCCAGAAGCCTTTCACGCCCGACCTCCTCTTGCGCACGGTACGGGCGTTGCTCGATTCCTCCGCTTCCGCGACGGGGAGCGCACCACACCATTCCCCTCCCGACCAGGCACCGCGCACCGCACGAGCCTCCTGA
- a CDS encoding phosphodiester glycosidase family protein — translation MRGRCLKDRRSVHRLRLLCGCLLALCLSNGPQADAAPPAGVPWERLTTGMQVALWSPIEACPQVPSLLMLHIDPERFRFSIYQYRDEGLRAPLSIHDWQQRTDAYVLFNAGLFREDYSYLGVLLKEGRSLGTKKHHSWQGLFAAEPTDGRLRKARVLDLAFDGFTEETPPYREAAQSLMLFDRTGKLRVRDSGKRAFQTVVAEEGEGAILVIKTVDVVSLHHLADCLHRQIPSIQQAMAMDGGASSDVIASPDLLHAAQETTSQATWRSLLAGNIGVHIPLPTVIGISPRTHPRTIPAPDASPSSRGR, via the coding sequence ATGCGTGGCCGCTGCCTGAAGGACCGACGATCCGTTCACCGGTTGAGGCTCCTCTGCGGCTGCCTGCTCGCGCTCTGCCTCAGTAACGGACCCCAAGCCGATGCGGCGCCTCCCGCCGGGGTGCCATGGGAGCGCTTGACCACAGGTATGCAGGTGGCGCTCTGGAGCCCCATCGAGGCCTGCCCCCAGGTTCCGTCCCTGCTCATGCTGCACATCGATCCGGAACGGTTCCGGTTCTCCATCTATCAATATCGCGATGAAGGTCTCCGCGCCCCGCTCTCGATCCACGACTGGCAGCAACGGACCGATGCGTACGTCTTATTCAATGCGGGCCTGTTTCGAGAAGACTACTCGTACTTGGGTGTCTTATTGAAAGAAGGGCGGTCGCTCGGTACAAAGAAACATCACTCATGGCAGGGACTATTCGCAGCGGAACCGACCGACGGGAGGCTCCGGAAAGCCCGTGTGCTGGACCTTGCCTTCGACGGATTTACAGAAGAAACCCCTCCTTACCGGGAGGCCGCACAATCGCTGATGCTGTTCGACCGGACGGGAAAACTCCGGGTCCGGGACAGCGGGAAACGGGCGTTTCAAACCGTGGTTGCCGAAGAAGGGGAAGGCGCAATACTTGTGATCAAGACGGTGGATGTCGTCTCGCTCCACCACCTGGCCGACTGTCTCCATCGACAGATCCCGTCGATCCAACAGGCCATGGCCATGGACGGGGGCGCCTCTTCGGATGTGATCGCCAGCCCGGACCTTCTCCATGCCGCCCAGGAAACCACGTCGCAAGCCACCTGGCGATCACTCCTGGCAGGTAATATCGGCGTACACATCCCGCTGCCGACCGTCATCGGCATCAGCCCCCGGACACACCCGCGCACCATACCCGCTCCGGATGCCTCACCATCATCACGCGGCCGATGA
- the pyrE gene encoding orotate phosphoribosyltransferase, giving the protein MLHDDLIAAFHKTQSFKWDPKGGFKLASGLTSPFYVDCRTLMAFPHARHLMAQRAWEVTKGLDIDCLGGLEIGAISIATTISDFAYLATPRREWRTFFVRKQPKDHGLGRLVEGVVQAGDRALIVDDVLTSGGSVLKAIAAAREAGLKVTDALVIVDRKEQDGRARVEGTGVKVVSLLTIEDLMQGRHSSS; this is encoded by the coding sequence ATGCTGCACGATGATCTGATCGCCGCGTTTCACAAGACTCAGTCGTTCAAGTGGGATCCGAAGGGCGGCTTCAAACTCGCCTCGGGTCTGACGAGCCCGTTTTATGTCGATTGCCGGACCTTGATGGCCTTTCCTCACGCGCGTCACTTGATGGCGCAACGGGCGTGGGAAGTGACTAAGGGGCTCGACATCGATTGTCTGGGAGGGTTGGAGATCGGAGCGATCTCGATTGCGACGACGATTTCAGACTTTGCTTATTTGGCAACGCCTCGTCGGGAGTGGCGGACATTTTTTGTCCGGAAGCAGCCGAAGGACCATGGGTTGGGCAGATTGGTTGAAGGTGTCGTGCAGGCGGGAGATCGGGCCCTCATCGTCGATGATGTGTTGACCAGCGGCGGGTCCGTGCTGAAGGCCATCGCGGCGGCGCGAGAGGCTGGGTTGAAGGTGACCGATGCGTTGGTCATCGTCGATCGGAAAGAACAGGACGGTCGTGCCCGCGTGGAGGGCACGGGAGTGAAGGTCGTGAGCCTCCTGACGATCGAGGATCTTATGCAAGGGCGCCATAGTTCTTCCTAG